A single region of the Silene latifolia isolate original U9 population chromosome 8, ASM4854445v1, whole genome shotgun sequence genome encodes:
- the LOC141597226 gene encoding phospholipase A2-alpha, whose product MGLFLKLGFLALSYLFIIIIVSLNFGGILSVNALNIGVQSFDATVQVSKECSRKCESEFCSLPPLLRYGKYCGLLYSGCPGEKPCDGLDACCMRHDACVQAKGDDYLSEECSNKLINCMESFKAYGGHTFKGSTCQADDVIQVIKVVMEAALLAGRVFHKP is encoded by the exons ATGGGTTTGTTCTTGAAGTTAGGTTTTTTAGCACTTTCatatttattcattattattattgtttctcTTAATTTTGGTGGAATTCTTTCTGTCAATGCTCTTAATATTGGTGTTCAGTCCTTTGATGCTACTGTCCAAGTG AGCAAGGAGTGTAGTAGAAAGTGTGAATCCGAATTTTGTTCAT TGCCACCATTGTTGAGATATGGAAAGTATTGTGGACTATTGTATAGTGGATGTCCTGGGGAGAAACCTTGTGATGGTCTTGATGCTTGTTGTATGAGGCATGATGCTTGTGTTCAAGCCAAAGGAG ATGATTATTTAAGTGAAGAGTGCAGCAACAAATTGATAAATTGCATGGAAAGCTTCAAGGCATATGGAGGACATACTTTCAAAGGCAGTACATGTCAAGCTGATGATGTTATTCAAGTCATTAAAGTTGTTATGGAAGCTGCTTTATTAGCTGGAAGGGTCTTTCATAAGCCTTAA